A genomic region of Vitis vinifera cultivar Pinot Noir 40024 chromosome 7, ASM3070453v1 contains the following coding sequences:
- the LOC104879870 gene encoding uncharacterized protein LOC104879870 translates to MLTMGKCFRSFKNLLTVKYILPFEDQPELLKRPPIQYTFIEDEDWTIFVKDRLSDNFKEYREIQKERRKRNIYNHHLSRKGYAGLEEEMMVASGSTETIDRSILWKKAREKKDDTFDEVAIPVIEKIDKLLKESQENGRSVSGSNDILVEALGTPEYSGRVRAKGKHYTPRQYFNSAADRAVRDFIAASKEEQRIFQAEVLVKLSQVGVVTPQSDVSSLNMKQKQLLLPEAVDKPIRKVEDVTPPEAIEPQKKVRKCELAIGTKENIVAGGTIILECGPNYLVVVDAPYDSSAPLPIPIPGQTTTVGAAIGYQVLWPTDLVIIRTPILASKKAKKQKVNEVEVKSKGEKPQDMKIFETLVGLMLSTSRTHPINFPDDVFGESFKTFMMKEDMEMIISSKEVSSNCILYYIW, encoded by the exons ATGTTAACAATGGGAAAATGCTTTCGGTCCTTTAAGAACTTGCTAACAGTGAAGTACATTCTTCCTTTCGAAGACCAACCGGAGCTCCTCAAAAGACCACCAATTCAATATACTTTTATTGAGGATGAAGATTGGACAATATTTGTCAAAGATAGATTGTCTGACAACTTTAAG gaATATCgagaaattcaaaaagaaagaagaaagagaaacatTTATAATCACCATCTAAGTAGGAAAGGATATGCCGGTCTTGAGGAAGAGATG ATGGTTGCAAGTGGATCAACTGAAACTATTGATCGAAGCATATTGTGGAAGAAAGCAAGGGAAAAAAAGGACGACACCTTTGATGAAGTGGCCATACCAGTAATTGAGAAAATA gacaAACTATTGAAAGAGTCTCAAGAGAATGGTAGAAGTGTTAGTGGAAGTAATGATATACTTGTGGAAGCATTGGGTACTCCTGAGTATAGTGGTCGAGTTAGGGCCAAAGGGAAGCACTACACACCTCGCCAATATTTCAATAGTGCTGCAGATCGTGCTGTCAGGGATTTCATAGCAGCATCTAAAGAAGAACAAAGAATATTTCAGGCAGAAGTGCTAGTAAAACTGTCTCAAGTAGGAGTTGTTACTCCCCAATCTGATGTTAGCAGTTTAAACATGAAGCAAAAACAACTTCTCCTACCAGAAGCAGTGGATAAGCCAATCCGTAAAGTTGAAGATGTGACCCCACCAGAAGCAATAGAACCACAGAAGAAG GTTAGAAAATGTGAGCTGGCCATAGGCACCAAGGAAAATATAGTGGCAGGTGGAACAATTATACTTGAATGTGGTCCCAACTATTTAGTAGTTGTTGATGCTCCTTATGATTCAAGTGCACCCCTTCCCATTCCTATTCCTGGACAAACTACTACTGTTGGGGCTGCAATTGGTTACCAAGTTTTGTGGCCAACTGATTTGGTCATCATCCGTACTCCCATCTTA GCATCTAAGAaagcaaagaaacaaaaagtaaatGAAGTTGAAGTCAAATCCAAGGGTGAAAAACCACaagatatgaaaatttttgagACATTGGTTGGCCTCATGCTGAGTACATCAAGAACACACCCTATAAACTTCCCAGATGATGTTTTTGGTGAGAGTTTCAAGACCTTCATGATGAAAGAAGATATGGAAATGATAATATCATCAAAAGAAGTGTCCTCCAATTGTATTTTATACTACATCTGGTAa